One genomic segment of Mytilus trossulus isolate FHL-02 chromosome 4, PNRI_Mtr1.1.1.hap1, whole genome shotgun sequence includes these proteins:
- the LOC134714615 gene encoding secretory carrier-associated membrane protein 1-like isoform X2 produces the protein MSDFDSNPFADPEAQANPFTDPSVRQATGGNVGTNQGTMDEYNPFEDGNKTRPAAGSMTEQPLLDGAGRGSVPPPQPATQPAIMQPSEEPPPYAASGAQKIDTSDLQKRQEELERKAEELSRKEREMRNMQYNDRQNNWPPLPGFCPVGPCFYQDFSVDIPLEFQRTVKFVYYLWWFYVLVLLLNVLASLAFFIVDGDGGVTFGLSIVWFVLFTPCSFLCWYRPVYKAFRSDSSFNFFIFFFIFFFQFLVCILQALGVTDVTVGWINGLGVVGKKPAAGAIMLFIALFFSICAVLQLVLLLRVHKIYRSTGASFAKAQQEFSTGVMRNEHVQSAAANAASGAAKGMASQYGSNNKY, from the exons GATCCTTCTGTACGTCAAGCTACTGGTGGAAATGTTGGTACAAACCAGGGTACCATGGATGAGTACAATCCATTTGAAGATGGTAATAAAACCCGTCCTGCAGCAGGA TCAATGACTGAACAGCCACTGTTAGAT GGAGCTGGGCGTGGCTCAGTACCTCCCCCACAACCAGCTACTCAGCCTGCTATAATGCAGCCATCAGAAGAACCTCCACCGTACGCTGCCTCAGGGGCACAGAAAATTGATACATCAGATCTACAGAAAAGACAAGAG GAATTAGAGAGAAAAGCAGAAGAACTGTCAAGAAAAGAAAGAGAAATGAGAAACATGCAGTATAATG ACCGACAGAACAACTGGCCACCGTTACCTGGATTTTGTCCTGTTGGTCcatgtttttatcaagattttagTGTTGATATTCCTTTAGAATTCCAGAGGACTGTAAAATTTGTATACTACTTATGGTGGT TTTATGTATTAGTATTACTTCTAAATGTGTTGGCGAGTTTAGCTTTTTTCATTGTGGACGGTGATGGAGGAGTAACGTTTGGATTATCTATTGTTTGGTTTGTCTTATTTACACCATGTTCTTTCTTATGCTGGTATAGACCTGTCTACAAAGCTTTCAG gAGTGATAGTTCcttcaacttttttatttttttcttcattttcttcttccAATTTCTTGTGTGTATATTGCAAGCATTGGGAGTAACTGATGTCACAGT GGGCTGGATAAATGGTCTAGGAGTTGTGGGTAAAAAACCCGCTGCAGGGGCCATTATGCTATTTATAGCTTTATTCTTTTCCATATGTGCTGTTTTGCAGTTAGTTTTACTACTTAGG GTGCACAAAATATATAGAAGTACTGGAGCCAGTTTTGCCAAAGCTCAACAGGAATTCTCCACTGGAGTAATGAGGAATGAACATGTACAAAGTGCTGCGGCTAATGCAGCATCAGGGGCAGCTAAAGGAATGGCTAGTCAGTATGGatcaaataataaatactgA
- the LOC134714615 gene encoding secretory carrier-associated membrane protein 1-like isoform X1, giving the protein MSDFDSNPFADPEAQANPFTDPSVRQATGGNVGTNQGTMDEYNPFEDGNKTRPAAGSMTEQPLLDGAGRGSVPPPQPATQPAIMQPSEEPPPYAASGAQKIDTSDLQKRQEELERKAEELSRKEREMRNMQYNDRQNNWPPLPGFCPVGPCFYQDFSVDIPLEFQRTVKFVYYLWWFYVLVLLLNVLASLAFFIVDGDGGVTFGLSIVWFVLFTPCSFLCWYRPVYKAFRSDSSFNFFVFFFIFFFQFLVCIIQALGISTVSVGWINGLGVVGKKPAAGAIMLFIALFFSICAVLQLVLLLRVHKIYRSTGASFAKAQQEFSTGVMRNEHVQSAAANAASGAAKGMASQYGSNNKY; this is encoded by the exons GATCCTTCTGTACGTCAAGCTACTGGTGGAAATGTTGGTACAAACCAGGGTACCATGGATGAGTACAATCCATTTGAAGATGGTAATAAAACCCGTCCTGCAGCAGGA TCAATGACTGAACAGCCACTGTTAGAT GGAGCTGGGCGTGGCTCAGTACCTCCCCCACAACCAGCTACTCAGCCTGCTATAATGCAGCCATCAGAAGAACCTCCACCGTACGCTGCCTCAGGGGCACAGAAAATTGATACATCAGATCTACAGAAAAGACAAGAG GAATTAGAGAGAAAAGCAGAAGAACTGTCAAGAAAAGAAAGAGAAATGAGAAACATGCAGTATAATG ACCGACAGAACAACTGGCCACCGTTACCTGGATTTTGTCCTGTTGGTCcatgtttttatcaagattttagTGTTGATATTCCTTTAGAATTCCAGAGGACTGTAAAATTTGTATACTACTTATGGTGGT TTTATGTATTAGTATTACTTCTAAATGTGTTGGCGAGTTTAGCTTTTTTCATTGTGGACGGTGATGGAGGAGTAACGTTTGGATTATCTATTGTTTGGTTTGTCTTATTTACACCATGTTCTTTCTTATGCTGGTATAGACCTGTCTACAAAGCTTTCAG GAGTGATAGCTCGTTCAACTTCTTTGTATTTTTCTTCATATTCTTTTTCCAATTCCTTGTGTGTATAATCCAGGCTTTAGGAATTTCTACTGTTTCTGT GGGCTGGATAAATGGTCTAGGAGTTGTGGGTAAAAAACCCGCTGCAGGGGCCATTATGCTATTTATAGCTTTATTCTTTTCCATATGTGCTGTTTTGCAGTTAGTTTTACTACTTAGG GTGCACAAAATATATAGAAGTACTGGAGCCAGTTTTGCCAAAGCTCAACAGGAATTCTCCACTGGAGTAATGAGGAATGAACATGTACAAAGTGCTGCGGCTAATGCAGCATCAGGGGCAGCTAAAGGAATGGCTAGTCAGTATGGatcaaataataaatactgA
- the LOC134714615 gene encoding secretory carrier-associated membrane protein 1-like isoform X4: MSDFDSNPFADPEAQANPFTDPSVRQATGGNVGTNQGTMDEYNPFEDGNKTRPAAGGAGRGSVPPPQPATQPAIMQPSEEPPPYAASGAQKIDTSDLQKRQEELERKAEELSRKEREMRNMQYNDRQNNWPPLPGFCPVGPCFYQDFSVDIPLEFQRTVKFVYYLWWFYVLVLLLNVLASLAFFIVDGDGGVTFGLSIVWFVLFTPCSFLCWYRPVYKAFRSDSSFNFFVFFFIFFFQFLVCIIQALGISTVSVGWINGLGVVGKKPAAGAIMLFIALFFSICAVLQLVLLLRVHKIYRSTGASFAKAQQEFSTGVMRNEHVQSAAANAASGAAKGMASQYGSNNKY; this comes from the exons GATCCTTCTGTACGTCAAGCTACTGGTGGAAATGTTGGTACAAACCAGGGTACCATGGATGAGTACAATCCATTTGAAGATGGTAATAAAACCCGTCCTGCAGCAGGA GGAGCTGGGCGTGGCTCAGTACCTCCCCCACAACCAGCTACTCAGCCTGCTATAATGCAGCCATCAGAAGAACCTCCACCGTACGCTGCCTCAGGGGCACAGAAAATTGATACATCAGATCTACAGAAAAGACAAGAG GAATTAGAGAGAAAAGCAGAAGAACTGTCAAGAAAAGAAAGAGAAATGAGAAACATGCAGTATAATG ACCGACAGAACAACTGGCCACCGTTACCTGGATTTTGTCCTGTTGGTCcatgtttttatcaagattttagTGTTGATATTCCTTTAGAATTCCAGAGGACTGTAAAATTTGTATACTACTTATGGTGGT TTTATGTATTAGTATTACTTCTAAATGTGTTGGCGAGTTTAGCTTTTTTCATTGTGGACGGTGATGGAGGAGTAACGTTTGGATTATCTATTGTTTGGTTTGTCTTATTTACACCATGTTCTTTCTTATGCTGGTATAGACCTGTCTACAAAGCTTTCAG GAGTGATAGCTCGTTCAACTTCTTTGTATTTTTCTTCATATTCTTTTTCCAATTCCTTGTGTGTATAATCCAGGCTTTAGGAATTTCTACTGTTTCTGT GGGCTGGATAAATGGTCTAGGAGTTGTGGGTAAAAAACCCGCTGCAGGGGCCATTATGCTATTTATAGCTTTATTCTTTTCCATATGTGCTGTTTTGCAGTTAGTTTTACTACTTAGG GTGCACAAAATATATAGAAGTACTGGAGCCAGTTTTGCCAAAGCTCAACAGGAATTCTCCACTGGAGTAATGAGGAATGAACATGTACAAAGTGCTGCGGCTAATGCAGCATCAGGGGCAGCTAAAGGAATGGCTAGTCAGTATGGatcaaataataaatactgA
- the LOC134714615 gene encoding secretory carrier-associated membrane protein 1-like isoform X3, whose product MSDFDSNPFADPEAQANPFTDPSVRQATGGNVGTNQGTMDEYNPFEDGNKTRPAAGSMTEQPLLDGAGRGSVPPPQPATQPAIMQPSEEPPPYAASGAQKIDTSDLQKRQEELERKAEELSRKEREMRNMQYNDRQNNWPPLPGFCPVGPCFYQDFSVDIPLEFQRTVKFVYYLWWFYVLVLLLNVLASLAFFIVDGDGGVTFGLSIVWFVLFTPCSFLCWYRPVYKAFRSDSSFNFFIFFFIFFFQFLVCILQALGVTDVTVGWINGFKVVGNHTGAGVMMLFIAFFFSLAAVFEILLLIRVHKIYRSTGASFAKAQQEFSTGVMRNEHVQSAAANAASGAAKGMASQYGSNNKY is encoded by the exons GATCCTTCTGTACGTCAAGCTACTGGTGGAAATGTTGGTACAAACCAGGGTACCATGGATGAGTACAATCCATTTGAAGATGGTAATAAAACCCGTCCTGCAGCAGGA TCAATGACTGAACAGCCACTGTTAGAT GGAGCTGGGCGTGGCTCAGTACCTCCCCCACAACCAGCTACTCAGCCTGCTATAATGCAGCCATCAGAAGAACCTCCACCGTACGCTGCCTCAGGGGCACAGAAAATTGATACATCAGATCTACAGAAAAGACAAGAG GAATTAGAGAGAAAAGCAGAAGAACTGTCAAGAAAAGAAAGAGAAATGAGAAACATGCAGTATAATG ACCGACAGAACAACTGGCCACCGTTACCTGGATTTTGTCCTGTTGGTCcatgtttttatcaagattttagTGTTGATATTCCTTTAGAATTCCAGAGGACTGTAAAATTTGTATACTACTTATGGTGGT TTTATGTATTAGTATTACTTCTAAATGTGTTGGCGAGTTTAGCTTTTTTCATTGTGGACGGTGATGGAGGAGTAACGTTTGGATTATCTATTGTTTGGTTTGTCTTATTTACACCATGTTCTTTCTTATGCTGGTATAGACCTGTCTACAAAGCTTTCAG gAGTGATAGTTCcttcaacttttttatttttttcttcattttcttcttccAATTTCTTGTGTGTATATTGCAAGCATTGGGAGTAACTGATGTCACAGT TGGATGGATAAATGGTTTTAAAGTAGTTGGAAATCATACTGGTGCTGGTGTGATGATGCTATTTATAGCATTCTTCTTCTCCTTGGCAGCTGTGTTTGAAATTCTCTTACTGATCAGG GTGCACAAAATATATAGAAGTACTGGAGCCAGTTTTGCCAAAGCTCAACAGGAATTCTCCACTGGAGTAATGAGGAATGAACATGTACAAAGTGCTGCGGCTAATGCAGCATCAGGGGCAGCTAAAGGAATGGCTAGTCAGTATGGatcaaataataaatactgA
- the LOC134714615 gene encoding secretory carrier-associated membrane protein 1-like isoform X5, which translates to MSDFDSNPFADPEAQANPFTDPSVRQATGGNVGTNQGTMDEYNPFEDGNKTRPAAGGAGRGSVPPPQPATQPAIMQPSEEPPPYAASGAQKIDTSDLQKRQEELERKAEELSRKEREMRNMQYNDRQNNWPPLPGFCPVGPCFYQDFSVDIPLEFQRTVKFVYYLWWFYVLVLLLNVLASLAFFIVDGDGGVTFGLSIVWFVLFTPCSFLCWYRPVYKAFRSDSSFNFFIFFFIFFFQFLVCILQALGVTDVTVGWINGLGVVGKKPAAGAIMLFIALFFSICAVLQLVLLLRVHKIYRSTGASFAKAQQEFSTGVMRNEHVQSAAANAASGAAKGMASQYGSNNKY; encoded by the exons GATCCTTCTGTACGTCAAGCTACTGGTGGAAATGTTGGTACAAACCAGGGTACCATGGATGAGTACAATCCATTTGAAGATGGTAATAAAACCCGTCCTGCAGCAGGA GGAGCTGGGCGTGGCTCAGTACCTCCCCCACAACCAGCTACTCAGCCTGCTATAATGCAGCCATCAGAAGAACCTCCACCGTACGCTGCCTCAGGGGCACAGAAAATTGATACATCAGATCTACAGAAAAGACAAGAG GAATTAGAGAGAAAAGCAGAAGAACTGTCAAGAAAAGAAAGAGAAATGAGAAACATGCAGTATAATG ACCGACAGAACAACTGGCCACCGTTACCTGGATTTTGTCCTGTTGGTCcatgtttttatcaagattttagTGTTGATATTCCTTTAGAATTCCAGAGGACTGTAAAATTTGTATACTACTTATGGTGGT TTTATGTATTAGTATTACTTCTAAATGTGTTGGCGAGTTTAGCTTTTTTCATTGTGGACGGTGATGGAGGAGTAACGTTTGGATTATCTATTGTTTGGTTTGTCTTATTTACACCATGTTCTTTCTTATGCTGGTATAGACCTGTCTACAAAGCTTTCAG gAGTGATAGTTCcttcaacttttttatttttttcttcattttcttcttccAATTTCTTGTGTGTATATTGCAAGCATTGGGAGTAACTGATGTCACAGT GGGCTGGATAAATGGTCTAGGAGTTGTGGGTAAAAAACCCGCTGCAGGGGCCATTATGCTATTTATAGCTTTATTCTTTTCCATATGTGCTGTTTTGCAGTTAGTTTTACTACTTAGG GTGCACAAAATATATAGAAGTACTGGAGCCAGTTTTGCCAAAGCTCAACAGGAATTCTCCACTGGAGTAATGAGGAATGAACATGTACAAAGTGCTGCGGCTAATGCAGCATCAGGGGCAGCTAAAGGAATGGCTAGTCAGTATGGatcaaataataaatactgA